From Juglans regia cultivar Chandler chromosome 9, Walnut 2.0, whole genome shotgun sequence:
CGGCTAAGGGCTAACCGAACCGCACAAAGGAAATTGTAAACCCAAATCGGACCCAAGTTGTTTTGGGTTAGTTCAAAAGGGTCCAAACCTATCCATCCTCGACTCTCTATAATTCAATATCATATCCAAATAAGGCAATGACCCACCCACTCCAATTATCCCAGATCAAGCCCAAGTCACAGCCGAATCGATCTGGGTTGTAGCCTTTTCGGAGCTAAcccatattttctttcttagCGACAACGGGTTCAGTCTCTTTTCAGGGTTACGGCTCGCAATCCAACCCTAAACCTCCACGGACCCTCCGATCGGACTGTCCCTGAAGTTCCACATTGAGCTTCCGCGACAACCTCTGTAAGACCCTAATTATTTCCATTTTATATCTCTCTTTGTTGGGTTTTCATATCAATTAAGATTTGTTCACGTAATTGGATGCTTGTTGGGTAGATATTGggatgatccattttttttttaagattttcgtGTTGAGTTAATGGCTGTAGAGGAATTGGGGCCTGAAATTATCGTTTTCTGTGATTGAAGTTTGTAACTTTGATGTAacttctggttttttttttatctgggtTTTTGTTATTGTGTgaagatattttgttttgcGGGTTACTAACTTAGATAggcaacctatatatatatatatatatatatatatatatatatatatatatatatatattgcgttCTGATCCGAATTGTGAGAGTGTTGTTCCATATAGGTTTAATTGTCCCGTTATTTCATGATTGAgggatgctactcatcatcccacaccacatattttacttattttaatattattatttattattgattattttattttattcttattaaactaattgagttgttctacttatcatccatacaccacatatttgttataggaaaaatgaaaaaaaaattaaaataggtttggTGTGTGGGGATGgtaagtagaattattcttgAATGATTATATTCAATTACGTGTGCAGCCAACAGGCAGGCAAGCACACTGGTTGGTTCAATGGAGAGCCACTTGTTTCACTTGAGAAGTGTTTGTTATACAATGGTTGATTATTGGGAAACCTAAACTCAAAATTACTATCTCATTTTGATGATCCAAATTTGTgccctttattctttttttactttattcttGACAATCTGAAATTTTTTGGTGGTTTTCGACGCTTGGGTTGATTGGGACCCAGAATCTCGATTTTGAAGTATGTTAAATAATTGCACTTGCAGAGTTTCAGGTCTTTCTGTCTACTTTGTGTGGGTGTTGGgaacttggggggggggggtgtctTTGCAGGTTTCTTGCCCTTTGAGTTTGATTCTTCTTGATgaaatattgagattttttttgggattatgTTGTTTGTTTCTATTTAATATAACTGAATAATAAACCGTCAAATTTCTCACGGTTTGGAACTGGTCTATTCGTCTAATTTGTTTGTTGCttgattcttattttttatttggcatTTCTGTGTTTCATTCGAGTAAGAGATCAACCATTAAGGTTTTGTTAGGATACAATTCACTTTTTGACTATTTTGATACTTATCTtaaagatctatttttttttatttttcaagagaTCTCATGTAAGGCAACTTGTCTTAAATGATGATTAATGCTTATTGCCTCGATTTTGAATGTAATTTGTCAGTTGGCAAAAGTTTTAGTGAAGATTATTAGAGAGAAAACTGCTAGGtgggtttggtttttgtttgctCCTGTTACTAGCCAGTGTGTGGATTTTTTCCAACtggattaaaaaatgtgaatttaGGGCAGAATTTCGTTGTGTGCTTTGATTACACTTGCAATTTCTTCGGAAGTGATATTATAGAGTAATTTGGGTTGTTCCGCCACTTGCATCTGTTTGTATATTAGCATTATAGTATTCTAATGGATGTGGTTAAGAGACCTCTGGTACTAGTAGTATGAAATGTTGATACTTGAGGGGCCATTAATGGGTTTATGTTTATAGTAATTGATGGTTTATCAGAACTCTTATGGCTTTGTTGTGTTTTCAATGATCAAGGTTCATAATAGTTCTGTGCTGGACTTGTTTACTTATTTTGTATCCATATTTCTTCAGTGCAGACCTTTGTAAATTTCAAGCCTATGAAATGGAATTATCGAATGACTTGGCTGGTAAGAAACCAAAGCGGTTGACATCTGTGGTTTGGAATCATTTTGAGAGGGTCAGAAAGGCTGACAGTTGTTATGCTGTTTGTATACATTGTAACAAGAAACTCAGTGGATCAAGCAATAGCGGAACAACACATCTGAGAAACCACCTAATGCGATGTCTGAAAAGATCATCCACTATTGATGTGTCTCAACTACTTGCagcaaagaggaggaaaaaagaTACTCCCCTGGCCCTTGCAAATATCAATTTCGATGAAGGACAGAGAAAAGATGATTATATTAAGCCAACAATTTTGAAGTTTGATCAGGATCAGAAAAAGGATGAAATCATTAACCTTGGAAGTAGTAAGTTCGATCAGGAGAGAAGTCGGCTTGATCTTGCTCGCATGATTATATTACATGGTTACCCATTGGCCATGGTTGACCACGTTGGATTCAAAGTATTTGTCAAGAATCTTCAGCCGACATTTGACGTTGTGCGAAACGGTGCTGTTGAGCAAGCTTGtatggaaatttacgagaaagAGAAACTGAAAATGTACGAGGCAATAAATCAATTGCATGGCAGAATTAACCTTTGTGTTGAAATGTGGTCTTCACTTGAAAATGTtgagtatttgtgtttgacagCACATTATATTGATGAGGATTGGAAATTACAGAAGAAGATTCTGAATTTTGTCACACTTGATTCTTCTCATACTGAAGACATGCTTTCTGAAGTGATTAATAAGTGTCTAATGGATTGGGATGTTGACCATAAGTTGTTTGCCTTGACATTTGATGATTGTTCCACAGATGACGACATTGTCCTGAGAATTAAAGAACAGATCTCTCATAAAAGGCCTCTTTTGAGTAATGGTCAGTTATTTGATGTGCGATCTGCTGCACACGTTTTAAATTTGATTGTTCAAGATGCTCTGGAAGCATTGCGAGAGGTGACCCAAAAGATTCGAGGAAGTGTCAAATATGTTAGAAGTTCACAAGTAACACAAGGA
This genomic window contains:
- the LOC108985342 gene encoding zinc finger BED domain-containing protein RICESLEEPER 1-like; protein product: MELSNDLAGKKPKRLTSVVWNHFERVRKADSCYAVCIHCNKKLSGSSNSGTTHLRNHLMRCLKRSSTIDVSQLLAAKRRKKDTPLALANINFDEGQRKDDYIKPTILKFDQDQKKDEIINLGSSKFDQERSRLDLARMIILHGYPLAMVDHVGFKVFVKNLQPTFDVVRNGAVEQACMEIYEKEKLKMYEAINQLHGRINLCVEMWSSLENVEYLCLTAHYIDEDWKLQKKILNFVTLDSSHTEDMLSEVINKCLMDWDVDHKLFALTFDDCSTDDDIVLRIKEQISHKRPLLSNGQLFDVRSAAHVLNLIVQDALEALREVTQKIRGSVKYVRSSQVTQGKFNEFAQQVGISSKKNLLLDCPVRWNSTYIMLETALEYRGVFSLLQEHDPAYTVALTDAEWEWTSSVTGYLKLFVEIINVFSSNKFPTANMYFPEICDVHIQLIEWCKSPDNFLSSMALKMKAKFDKYWSKCSLALAVAAILDPRFKMKLVEYYYSQIYGSTALDRIKEVSDGIKELFNAYSICSTMVDQGSALPGSSLPSTGNDTRDRLRGFDKFLHETSQSQNATSDLDKYLEEPVFPRNCDFNILNWWKVHMPRYPILSMMARDVLGTPMSTIAQGSAFNSGGRVLDHCRSSLNADTLQALICTQDWLRIESRDFSPSSSYILPLAIESN